The Triticum aestivum cultivar Chinese Spring chromosome 3A, IWGSC CS RefSeq v2.1, whole genome shotgun sequence genome includes a region encoding these proteins:
- the LOC123059789 gene encoding fasciclin-like arabinogalactan protein 3 produces MASKVLVAILLLAAATPASLAAIDVVQLLAGKPQYATFLRLLKETKVADDVSRLKSASVLVVTEKTVKPLLAVPAAKQRTILLHHVLIKYFDPIQLGEMKTNVAKLQTMLSNTDEDMGTIDYSKDKDGQMYLRSPGADSVAKLVKVVAARPFTISIMEISAPLLCPKLLGPGAAGAAAGRPKGKGKGKIKTMSAEEGATAAAPTA; encoded by the coding sequence ATGGCGTCCAAAGTCCTTGTCGCAATCCTCCTGCTCGCCGCGGCGACGCCAGCGTCGCTGGCTGCCATCGATGTGGTGCAGCTGCTCGCCGGAAAACCCCAGTACGCGACCTTCCTGAGGCTCCTGAAGGAGACAAAGGTCGCCGATGACGTGAGCCGCCTCAAGTCGGCTTCCGTGCTGGTCGTCACCGAGAAGACCGTGAAGCCACTCTTGGCGGTGCCGGCCGCCAAGCAGAGGACGATCCTCCTGCATCATGTGCTCATCAAGTATTTCGACCCCATCCAGCTGGGCGAGATGAAGACCAACGTTGCCAAGCTCCAGACCATGCTCTCCAACACGGATGAGGACATGGGCACCATCGACTACTCCAAGGACAAGGACGGCCAGATGTACCTACGCTCCCCAGGCGCCGACAGTGTCGCCAAGCTCGTCAaggtcgtcgccgcgcgccccttCACCATCTCCATCATGGAGATCAGCGCGCCGCTCTTGTGCCCCAAGCTACTCGGCCCTGGCGCCGCCGGCGCTGCCGCTGGCAGGcccaagggcaagggcaagggcaagatcAAAACCATGTCCGCTGAGGAAGGGGCCACCGCCGCGGCTCCAACTGCCTGA